A window of the Alnus glutinosa chromosome 4, dhAlnGlut1.1, whole genome shotgun sequence genome harbors these coding sequences:
- the LOC133865880 gene encoding uncharacterized protein LOC133865880 translates to MKYVLVTGGVVSGLGKGVTASSIGLLLKACGLRVTSIKIDPYLNTDAGTMSPFEHGEVFVLDDGGEVDLDLGNYERFLDIKLTRDNNITTGKIYQSVIDKERRGDYLGKTVQVVPHITDAIQDWIERAAKIPVDGQEGPADVCVIELGGTIGDIESMPFIEALGQFSYRVGTGNFCLIHVSLVPVLNVVGEQKTKPTQHSVRGLRGLGLTPNILACRSTKALEENVKGKLAQFCHVPEENIVTLYDVPNIWHVPLLLKNQKAHEAILKGLNLQGVAREPELEEWTARTKVFDTLHDPVRIAMVGKYTGLSDSYLSVLKALLHASVACHRKLIVEWIAAGDLEDITAKESPDVYKAAWDLLKGVDGVLVPGGFGDRGVQGKILAAKYAREKKVPFLGICLGMQIAVIEFARSVLGLHDANSTEFDPETTNPCVIFMPEGSKTHMGGTMRLGSRRTFFNVTDCISAKLYGNVSFVDERHRHRYEVNPNMISKLENVGLSFVGRDETGQRMEIVELPGHPYFVGVQFHPEFKSRPGKPSALFLGLIAAACGRLETVVHENAHRRKSLTSAMSNGHSMAKIHQNGSAIKSNGSVNGVYSNDIHSILPQFKSWSTTRASCMANARTHFVCKMGRFPSIFWKHSHYIVPCFLF, encoded by the exons ATGAAGTATGTATTGGTGACGGGAGGTGTTGTAAGCGGTCTAGGAAAAGGAGTCACTGCTAGCAGCATTGGACTTCTCCTTAAAGCCTGTGGACTTCGTGTTACTTCCATTAAGATTg ATCCTTACCTGAACACAGATGCGGGGACAATGTCTCCCTTTGAGCATGGGGAGGTATTTGTCTTGGACGATGGGGGTGAG GTGGACCTTGACCTTGGAAACTATGAGCGTTTTCTGGACATCAAGTTAACCCGTGACAACAATATTACAACTGGCAAAATATATCAG TCCGTTATTGACAAGGAGAGAAGAGGCGATTACCTTGGCAAGACTGTCCAG GTTGTTCCACACATTACGGATGCCATTCAAGACTGGATAGAGCGTGCAGCAAAAATACCAGTGGATGGACAAGAAGGTCCAGCTGATGTTTGTGTCATTGAATTGGGTGGAACTATAG GAGACATTGAATCTATGCCATTTATTGAGGCGCTTGGTCAATTTTCATACCGTGTGg GCACTGGTAATTTCTGCTTAATTCACGTCAGCCTTGTCCCTGTTCTCAATGTTGTTGGTGAGCAG aaaacaaaaCCTACCCAGCATAGCGTTCGGGGACTCAGAGGACTGGGGTTGACACCAAATATTCTAGCTTGTCGTAGTACAAAG GCACTTGAAGAGAATGTTAAGGGAAAACTTGCCCAATTTTGCCACGTGCCG GAGGAAAACATTGTTACTCTCTATGATGTCCCAAACATATGGCACGTTCCTTTGCTATTAAAA AATCAGAAGGCACATGAAGCAATCCTGAAAGGGCTGAACCTTCAAGG TGTTGCTAGGGAGCCTGAGTTAGAGGAATGGACTGCAAGGACAAAAGTTTTTGACACATTGCATGATCCT GTTAGAATTGCCATGGTTGGAAAATACACAGGCCTTTCAGATTCTTACCTCTCTGTTTTAAAG GCTCTTTTGCATGCTTCTGTCGCTTGCCACCGGAAGCTTATTGTAGAATGGATTGCGGCAGGTGACCTTGAAGACATTACTGCTAAAGAG TCCCCTGATGTTTATAAAGCTGCATGGGATCTTTTAAAG GGTGTTGATGGTGTTCTTGTTCCAGGAGGATTTGGTGATAGAGGAGTGCAAGGAAAAATTCTTGCAGCAAAGTATGCTCGAGAGAAAAAAGTTCCATTCCTAGGGATTTGCCTGGGGATGCAAATTGCTGTTATTGAGTTTGCACGATCTGTTCTTGGTTTGCATGACGCTAACAGCACAGAGTTTGATCCTGAAACTACAAATCCTTGTGTAATATTTATGCCAGAG GGTTCAAAAACTCATATGGGTGGTACTATGCGTCTGGGATCAAGGAGGACTTTCTTCAATGTTACCGATTGCATATCTGCTAAGTT GTATGGCAATGTAAGTTTTGTTGATGAGCGACATCGGCATAGATATGAG GTCAATCCAAATATGATATCAAAACTTGAAAATGTTGGTCTGTCCTTTGTTGGCAGAGATGAAACTGGTCAGCGCATGGAG ATTGTTGAGTTGCCCGGTCATCCGTACTTTGTTGGTGTTCAGTTCCATCCTGAGTTTAAGTCAAGACCTGGAAAACCTTCTGCACTGTTCTTAG GACTTATAGCAGCAGCATGTGGGCGCTTGGAGACTGTCGTACATGAGAATGCCCATAGAAGGAAGTCCTTGACTAGTGCGATGAGTAATGGACACTCAATGGCGAAAATCCACCAAAATGGAAGTGCAATTAAGTCCAATGGATCAGTAAATGGTGTGTATAGCAATG ATATTCACTCCATCTTGCCTCAATTCAAAAGCTGGTCAACTACAAGGGCCAGCTGCATGGCAAATGCAAGAACacattttgtttgtaaaatggGCCGCTTTCCATCAATATTTTGGAAGCACTCCCACTACATTGTACCCTGTTTCCTCTTTTAG